A window of Leptotrichia wadei contains these coding sequences:
- a CDS encoding LptA/OstA family protein encodes MWKRIGYGGLVLILIYFIYAVFFKKIPAPLDQMQKDMKAKKVVYRLKDEAIVYADEQIGSEGDEVIKFKNVIIDLVKKQMVISGKEGIVNTKTLDVSLMKKVVGTTKDRKWEIYTERVDYKKQGDQLISPVKTKLVNTFDDTFSEADKVETTTKFETIVATGHAKYNNKKDKKTMTADKITYNDPTKVSFAEGHVVYKEEKTKRMLTADKMRYDDINKIGNAEGHVHYTSPESKLDAQKADYYMNGDDERVEGFGNVVYIGKESVITADSAVYFIKKKQINGNGHVVYKSKESVITGDSAVYLVDKKQVDGRGHVRYTGKTMIITGDHVFYDKIANIITGDGNGTYNYLPRRTTGTYRSGVYDLKTHTMTTSDYYTANYDDYKMDGTGLVYVFPTGNATMNGPFNVKKQNFNVHGANGKMNTISKDIFANKMEMTSIQGDKISSDIGQGSFEKKEFRFDGHVKGKIRGNVKDLVNDPRPLVESEAVHFIGNTAKVYFVSHKNGSNMSITRSEIKENVHMTYKDITLDSQYNEMDSRRNLILARDKVMVDFKNNTKMTANYLYMDMNKQEGYARNNIKIVSTLPQFRAINTSADKAIIYLKDKKIKLNGNVVTYQGKNQISSKSAIYDMDKKILENEGNIQMRYEVQNNGDNNGSNEIQGKSDPRNSAAVQEVIGKLSVSEGGHLPKSMTASNGVPVTIRWHSSNSSLYSVSGRVNKQFYGGGSKGATLTATAKAGVDTAERTFSVSVPTESAHEMLVRAASNIYVPEDGENLPSSVRVNVNKGTIDIPISWSKNGDRNVATLRYGGASYRQQF; translated from the coding sequence ATGTGGAAGAGAATAGGTTATGGAGGACTTGTATTAATACTGATATATTTTATATATGCTGTATTTTTTAAAAAAATTCCGGCACCGCTTGATCAGATGCAAAAGGATATGAAGGCTAAAAAAGTTGTGTACAGATTAAAAGATGAGGCAATCGTTTATGCAGATGAGCAAATCGGATCTGAAGGAGATGAAGTCATTAAATTTAAAAATGTGATTATAGATCTTGTAAAAAAACAGATGGTAATTTCTGGAAAAGAAGGGATTGTAAATACTAAGACGCTTGATGTTTCATTGATGAAAAAAGTTGTTGGAACAACGAAGGATAGAAAGTGGGAAATTTATACAGAACGGGTAGATTATAAAAAACAGGGAGATCAGCTAATTTCGCCAGTAAAAACAAAACTGGTAAATACTTTTGATGACACTTTTTCTGAAGCGGATAAAGTTGAAACAACGACGAAGTTTGAAACGATTGTAGCTACAGGACATGCAAAATATAATAATAAAAAAGATAAAAAAACTATGACTGCAGATAAGATTACATATAATGATCCGACAAAGGTAAGTTTTGCAGAAGGTCATGTTGTCTATAAGGAAGAAAAAACTAAAAGAATGCTTACAGCAGATAAAATGCGATATGATGACATTAATAAAATAGGAAATGCAGAAGGTCATGTGCATTACACTTCTCCTGAAAGCAAGCTGGATGCTCAAAAGGCAGATTATTATATGAATGGTGATGATGAAAGAGTAGAAGGTTTTGGGAATGTTGTTTATATAGGGAAAGAAAGTGTAATTACAGCAGACAGTGCTGTGTATTTCATCAAGAAAAAACAAATTAATGGAAATGGACATGTTGTTTATAAGAGTAAAGAAAGTGTAATTACAGGAGACAGTGCTGTTTATCTTGTTGATAAGAAACAAGTTGATGGAAGAGGGCATGTAAGATATACAGGAAAAACTATGATAATTACAGGAGATCATGTCTTTTATGATAAAATTGCCAATATAATAACTGGTGATGGAAATGGTACGTATAATTATTTGCCGAGAAGAACGACAGGAACTTATAGAAGTGGAGTTTATGATTTGAAAACACACACTATGACAACAAGTGATTATTATACTGCTAATTACGATGATTATAAAATGGATGGAACAGGGCTTGTGTATGTTTTTCCTACAGGAAATGCTACTATGAATGGACCTTTTAATGTAAAAAAACAAAACTTTAATGTTCATGGTGCAAATGGAAAAATGAATACAATTTCAAAAGATATTTTTGCAAATAAAATGGAAATGACAAGTATTCAAGGGGATAAAATTTCATCTGATATTGGACAGGGAAGTTTTGAGAAAAAGGAATTTAGATTTGACGGGCATGTTAAAGGTAAGATTCGTGGAAATGTAAAAGATCTGGTAAATGATCCAAGACCACTTGTAGAATCAGAAGCAGTCCATTTTATTGGAAATACAGCAAAAGTTTATTTTGTTTCTCATAAAAATGGAAGCAATATGAGTATTACACGTAGTGAGATTAAAGAGAATGTTCACATGACCTATAAGGATATTACATTAGATTCTCAATATAATGAAATGGATTCAAGAAGAAACCTTATACTTGCAAGGGATAAGGTTATGGTTGACTTTAAAAATAACACTAAGATGACTGCAAATTATTTGTATATGGATATGAATAAGCAGGAAGGATATGCTAGAAATAACATAAAAATCGTAAGTACATTGCCACAGTTTAGAGCGATTAATACAAGTGCTGACAAGGCTATAATTTATCTAAAGGATAAAAAAATAAAATTAAATGGAAATGTAGTAACTTACCAAGGTAAAAATCAAATTTCATCTAAAAGTGCAATATATGACATGGATAAAAAAATTCTTGAAAATGAAGGAAATATTCAAATGCGGTATGAAGTTCAGAATAATGGTGATAATAACGGAAGTAACGAAATTCAAGGAAAATCAGATCCTAGAAATTCTGCAGCGGTTCAAGAAGTAATAGGCAAGTTGTCAGTTTCTGAAGGAGGACATCTTCCGAAATCAATGACTGCCTCAAACGGAGTTCCAGTTACAATAAGATGGCATTCTTCAAATTCAAGCTTATATTCAGTATCTGGAAGAGTTAATAAGCAGTTTTACGGTGGCGGAAGTAAAGGTGCAACATTGACTGCAACTGCAAAGGCTGGAGTAGATACTGCAGAAAGAACCTTTAGTGTAAGCGTTCCGACAGAATCGGCTCACGAAATGCTAGTAAGGGCAGCAAGTAATATTTATGTTCCAGAAGATGGAGAAAATCTGCCTTCATCAGTTAGAGTAAATGTAAATAAAGGGACAATAGATATACCAATATCTTGGAGTAAAAATGGAGATAGAAATGTAGCAACATTAAGATATGGCGGTGCTTCTTATCGTCAACAATTTTAA